A section of the Methanocaldococcus sp. FS406-22 genome encodes:
- the cas1b gene encoding type I-B CRISPR-associated endonuclease Cas1b — protein MRKKSLTLLSDGYLFRKENTIYFENARGKRPLAIEGIYDIYIYGKVSISSQALHYLAQKGIAVHFFNHYGYYDGSFYPRESLHSGYLVVNQVEHYLDKNKRLELAKLFVIGSIKNMEWNLLKFKNKAKFNSYIEELNNCNKITEIMNVEGRVRTEYYNLWDETLPDDFKIVKRTRRPPKNEMNALISFLNSRLYPAIITELYNTQLTPTVSYLHEPHERRFSLALDLSEIFKPMIADRLANRLVKQGIIQKKHFREELNGVLLNKEGMKIVLEYFNKEMEKTVHHPKLKKNVSKRRLIRLEAYKLVKHLVGQKKYEPLVAWF, from the coding sequence ATGAGAAAGAAATCCCTAACTCTATTATCAGACGGCTACCTATTCAGAAAAGAAAATACCATATACTTTGAGAATGCAAGAGGAAAGAGACCATTAGCTATTGAAGGAATTTATGACATCTACATCTATGGGAAGGTTAGCATCAGCTCTCAAGCTCTCCATTATTTAGCTCAAAAAGGCATTGCAGTTCATTTCTTTAACCACTATGGTTATTATGATGGCTCATTTTATCCAAGAGAATCTTTACACTCTGGTTATTTGGTAGTTAATCAAGTTGAGCATTACTTAGATAAGAATAAGAGGTTAGAGTTGGCTAAGTTGTTTGTCATTGGAAGCATAAAAAATATGGAGTGGAATCTATTAAAATTCAAAAACAAGGCAAAATTTAATAGCTATATTGAAGAGCTAAACAACTGCAACAAAATCACTGAAATTATGAATGTGGAGGGAAGGGTTAGAACTGAATACTACAATTTATGGGATGAAACTTTGCCTGATGATTTTAAAATAGTTAAGAGAACAAGAAGACCTCCAAAGAATGAAATGAATGCATTAATAAGCTTTTTAAACTCCCGTTTATATCCAGCTATAATAACTGAGCTTTATAATACTCAACTAACTCCAACTGTGAGCTATTTACATGAACCTCATGAAAGGAGATTTTCCTTAGCTTTAGATTTAAGTGAGATATTTAAACCAATGATTGCTGATAGATTGGCTAATAGACTAGTCAAACAAGGCATCATCCAGAAGAAACATTTTAGGGAGGAGTTAAATGGGGTTTTGTTAAATAAGGAGGGAATGAAAATAGTTTTAGAATACTTCAATAAAGAGATGGAGAAAACCGTTCATCATCCAAAACTAAAAAAGAATGTCTCAAAGAGGAGACTAATAAGATTAGAAGCTTATAAATTGGTTAAGCACTTAGTTGGACAGAAGAAATATGAGCCGTTAGTTGCATGGTTTTAA
- the csa5 gene encoding type I-A CRISPR-associated protein Csa5 — protein MKFIEEFNGLIKMLRFFVRTKNFSYIDRIGNALTYEPVEVAIKDALRDFQSLHNSAKTEDGKKVIYDKQTNKPIYLPSIPSSEEVEAFLKKAKEDISYARKLAIFALTIPQKGGEE, from the coding sequence GTGAAATTCATAGAAGAATTCAATGGGTTAATAAAGATGTTGAGATTCTTTGTAAGAACGAAAAATTTCAGCTATATTGATAGAATAGGCAACGCCCTAACCTATGAACCAGTTGAAGTAGCAATAAAAGATGCATTAAGAGACTTTCAATCACTACACAACAGTGCAAAGACTGAAGATGGTAAAAAAGTCATCTACGATAAGCAGACAAATAAACCAATATACTTGCCAAGTATCCCAAGCTCAGAAGAAGTTGAAGCATTTTTGAAAAAGGCTAAGGAAGATATTAGCTATGCAAGAAAATTGGCAATCTTTGCATTAACAATTCCACAGAAAGGGGGTGAAGAGTAA
- the cas7a gene encoding type I-A CRISPR-associated protein Cas7/Csa2 has protein sequence MFISIGVRFEANVEALNMVETAGNYSKHRRVPYIIEEDGKLKTIYVPAISGESLGHAYQELLVKESKALNLPVCEDCEKFEFFKSMNKNYLKKKINPVPKDDKKKIEEAIIKSCVIEDVGGFLYAEKPPVKRTSAFQFSYALPIKSIAVYATTEPQLHARHAQTGEGKKEGVAEQMIYYVETGTAVYGFTFNIDLDAIGISSLTNKAVVDEDGIKKRREASLKAIFRMLSSQQFGAKLSRFFPVGNIMEVAIAITEHPFSVTSPIYDNYMEKTEKRLKVIADTFREEIKFMTTDGEKTPEECLAEMINYVKDKNII, from the coding sequence ATGTTCATAAGCATTGGTGTTAGATTTGAGGCAAACGTTGAAGCTTTGAATATGGTTGAAACCGCTGGAAACTACTCAAAGCATAGAAGAGTACCATACATCATAGAAGAGGATGGGAAGTTAAAAACTATCTATGTTCCAGCAATAAGTGGGGAAAGTTTGGGGCATGCATATCAAGAGCTGTTGGTTAAAGAAAGTAAAGCTTTAAACTTACCAGTTTGTGAAGATTGTGAAAAATTTGAGTTCTTTAAATCAATGAACAAAAATTACTTAAAGAAGAAAATAAATCCAGTCCCAAAAGATGATAAAAAGAAAATAGAAGAGGCTATAATAAAATCATGTGTTATTGAGGATGTTGGTGGCTTTTTATATGCTGAGAAACCACCAGTAAAAAGAACATCAGCATTCCAGTTTAGCTATGCACTACCAATAAAATCCATAGCCGTTTATGCAACAACAGAACCTCAACTTCATGCAAGACATGCACAAACTGGAGAGGGGAAGAAAGAGGGAGTAGCTGAGCAGATGATTTACTATGTAGAAACTGGAACTGCAGTTTATGGCTTTACCTTTAACATTGATTTAGATGCTATTGGAATTAGTAGCTTAACTAACAAAGCCGTTGTTGATGAAGATGGCATTAAAAAAAGAAGAGAGGCATCTTTAAAGGCAATATTCAGAATGTTGTCATCTCAACAGTTTGGAGCAAAACTTTCGAGATTCTTCCCAGTTGGAAATATAATGGAAGTTGCAATAGCAATAACTGAGCATCCGTTTAGTGTAACCTCTCCAATATATGATAACTACATGGAAAAAACTGAAAAGAGATTGAAAGTCATTGCAGATACGTTTAGAGAGGAAATAAAGTTTATGACAACAGATGGTGAAAAGACACCAGAGGAGTGTTTGGCAGAGATGATTAACTATGTAAAAGACAAAAATATCATCTGA